In one window of Nocardia brasiliensis DNA:
- a CDS encoding glutaredoxin family protein yields MYTRPNCQPCAYTKRTLTKRGVDFTQVDITESPKAFDYLKFQLGAQEAPVVVVMKRADVWTGAREEKIREWADRITP; encoded by the coding sequence GTGTACACCCGCCCGAACTGCCAGCCGTGCGCGTACACCAAACGAACTCTGACCAAACGCGGAGTCGACTTCACCCAAGTCGACATCACCGAAAGTCCAAAAGCATTCGACTATCTGAAGTTTCAGCTCGGAGCCCAAGAGGCTCCAGTTGTCGTGGTGATGAAGCGCGCCGACGTATGGACGGGCGCACGAGAGGAGAAGATCCGCGAATGGGCGGACCGGATAACGCCGTAG